A stretch of Monomorium pharaonis isolate MP-MQ-018 chromosome 7, ASM1337386v2, whole genome shotgun sequence DNA encodes these proteins:
- the LOC105831362 gene encoding putative glycine-rich cell wall structural protein 1 isoform X1, with translation MGWFFLASILLLSLCGCCETVNHIFRKPDAAGAPVPQSGSGSHGQPQAGSSLSTPGPGGGGSTGGATGSGGGGGSGSGGGETTGFSTGTSGAAPAASFGTTGGTIGGGSTGGGAGGGAAASGTGSKGPARRGRGWRDWRRGDPTLIKGLWKSKGPLDSLGKAEIYIILALLIGFLTVVFGCWLSDNCWSPEPEGVVTLA, from the exons ATGGGTTGGTTCTTCCTTGCCAGTATTTTGTTGCTCTCCTTATGCG GGTGCTGCGAAACTGTCAATCACATTTTTCGCAAACCTGacg CGGCGGGAGCGCCGGTGCCACAGAGTGGAAGCGGGAGCCACGGTCAACCGCAGGCTGGTTCGTCGCTGAGCACCCCGGGCCCCGGCGGCGGTGGTTCTACCGGTGGTGCTACCggaagcggcggcggcggcggcagcggcagcGGCGGTGGTGAAACTACCGGTTTCTCCACCGGCACATCCGGAGCCGCCCCGGCTGCCTCTTTCGGTACTACCGGTGGGACCATCGGCGGTGGATCGACCGGCGGTGGAGCCGGCGGCGGTGCCGCTGCTTCCGGTACCGGCTCTAAGGGGCCCGCTCGTCGTGGCCGAGGTTGGCGCGATTGGCGTCGCGGCGATCCAACCCTCATAAAGGGCCTGTGGAAGTCAAAGGGTCCTCTAG ATTCGCTAGGGAAGGCGGAGATCTACATCATCCTGGCACTTCTGATCGGCTTCCTGACCGTGGTGTTCGGCTGCTGGCTGTCCGACAACTGCTGGTCACCCGAGCCCGAGGGGGTGGTCACTCTCGCATAG
- the LOC105831362 gene encoding glycine-rich protein DOT1 isoform X2: MGWFFLASILLLSLCAAGAPVPQSGSGSHGQPQAGSSLSTPGPGGGGSTGGATGSGGGGGSGSGGGETTGFSTGTSGAAPAASFGTTGGTIGGGSTGGGAGGGAAASGTGSKGPARRGRGWRDWRRGDPTLIKGLWKSKGPLDSLGKAEIYIILALLIGFLTVVFGCWLSDNCWSPEPEGVVTLA; the protein is encoded by the exons ATGGGTTGGTTCTTCCTTGCCAGTATTTTGTTGCTCTCCTTATGCG CGGCGGGAGCGCCGGTGCCACAGAGTGGAAGCGGGAGCCACGGTCAACCGCAGGCTGGTTCGTCGCTGAGCACCCCGGGCCCCGGCGGCGGTGGTTCTACCGGTGGTGCTACCggaagcggcggcggcggcggcagcggcagcGGCGGTGGTGAAACTACCGGTTTCTCCACCGGCACATCCGGAGCCGCCCCGGCTGCCTCTTTCGGTACTACCGGTGGGACCATCGGCGGTGGATCGACCGGCGGTGGAGCCGGCGGCGGTGCCGCTGCTTCCGGTACCGGCTCTAAGGGGCCCGCTCGTCGTGGCCGAGGTTGGCGCGATTGGCGTCGCGGCGATCCAACCCTCATAAAGGGCCTGTGGAAGTCAAAGGGTCCTCTAG ATTCGCTAGGGAAGGCGGAGATCTACATCATCCTGGCACTTCTGATCGGCTTCCTGACCGTGGTGTTCGGCTGCTGGCTGTCCGACAACTGCTGGTCACCCGAGCCCGAGGGGGTGGTCACTCTCGCATAG
- the LOC105831361 gene encoding uncharacterized protein LOC105831361, with amino-acid sequence MADRSQSSDIDRLSEAVRNLLKSLECTICLELMTEPTKTRCGHSFCKSCIGEVLRKRNTNCPLCKTSLNRRSISKDDHLQSCIKKFNRLVIAIETDTCIDILSHSKLPQDTKESCSSDTRQFSRDSTNNKEESSKKERRSSRQLNQDMNWQTDKPSTSRGTMIDRYDSDVKPVTLSRLSRAGDDDDDESDNAFYKTSDMKVRTWLHSFPDKSNTDDWIEKSETPSIADKVRPMNPISDDGKSDELFEVDRDRVDASRRPNREDKERSTDCLERIGEDDNNHDEASSQVNKGARQIGKVIEIDSTEGGLKYNASHARIRARENREKDTRVRSDIGEEISVNQQDNSSSSAHDRLAASAPSCLVAAEQSANWSRVLEFGKEMKRAKKRKVKKLNVSTEKNKKPPRIIENIKLSPNNKYNVAKITADYNKSEKEAGASNQLKSNGREQDAIDKRSDLSGAKASSANTQAKLLDADKTESPSYSTMSTSYLTLEDGRKIGLMNVNNDQMTKIIDLENAAGNSEDRRCEENDVNYRDSLLSPQKKLAAPTPKKLDESVRENREMVRGVSQTSADNLGSSPRLSAEKRTPKPRETGNVHGESSAATSSQLQSSSPNRGRLSLGRKGTGDNKDGHSPLLSQVPLSYRLSISKWHEEDGKGVDSPGPNDRQEQFDRLRAVRRDLNFKNLIHEDQQQTDRRTEPAGALKGIIEVGDNDGNVSGIVRQDKKLRRSFIGESTATKKFSLSRKSTSFEDRSRECRSLVKFLQLGSLIRRRNIQYFFLGRTKRELSMPAEVQITPVYNMQQLESMVNKSEIHITTSANLWNDSENSNHTVIENNCFANNSNTLNRTISKELPAASSICEASATSTPKKDIDSHLNRKSMTTARSSTSANQIRSDKSNDIVTKEGVRSPNRISCANKSANEISHTRSAMSNPIKLLSPDKDSQLKFLAIDSPTSEREELRRASSIKSDDKGNNFSEMKNSRLAPSTLGEAQGSFIEKPHKKRKRMRCASDREIFEKATSGRDDSSHDSASDSSRSTIKLARELSTKARLNRSNASKKRCLSSSSDQEVDVISLFPEKRPKRKWESHSSDSEPEAAMPVTKNLKRRHSDDQCAQHEASIADAATKKCRARQDSEDETISNIQKLVDEYSNKHDGQEKLTKESKDTQNSVKSIRNPSEENAASHQSSRSSNTLKMEKRNKNAKSSQKSSARESDMFESSSLFNSENVEYILSQHPARLNANDTPKKTVDSSNDDIINRVLQIDRSRGNLDTCQPPESAPRNDTANQRATDNRDLLQEKDSFDEIIANVEQPQSDDFIPCTEQSDRNPKRPLAKQKTSGCLAMTDESYGTMQETLNIPPSSTNDMFEYHSPRKVRKPPATDVISRNSDKENVVCSYVSDQRDRKDVTADANAIDKDSRKKIVSKNNNTSREKEKFLEERDTSVQSAGRLRVNNDEAQRATATGNESSSKDDTFEQDSLMNITQHQAQLQMFEEDLFGIAARNRMKTTKILPDDSSQKELRTPKKRKQNTQDKNTELEEHSAGEDDIVENTPEKKMNSGNNVKAIESKECTNITFLSPISNANKQTPSTSVGCPLRNSSKATPNSLYPSSQSTPKIPYNSNRSDLFGECKKTEHIENDSVLLVKPWLVDTKKVENIRRILDDKRDLRFVCTGLSTTQITTVKEFAAKYNASYVNQFDRDVTHVIVRTTGEQNEAHSTLKYLQGIAHRKWVVSYRWIENCIKQNKLLDEVPYEATTVQNDGVNGAGPRNSRLRDKGLFEGFTFMCVEPYNNVSLKQYQDLLLATGAVVVEGIDHLAKMGGMKGIVVQENVYDDKQIDYWYHTAHAALICVDWIVECIGHYKLFKLMPYIIHLSSQELCAIGYHRDLVEEDEEYSDDE; translated from the exons ATGGCAGATCGCAGCCAGTCGAGCGACATCGATCGCCTATCCGAGGCGGTGAGAAACCTGCTGAAATCCCTGGAGTGTACGATTTG CTTGGAACTCATGACAGAACCTACCAAGACACGGTGTGGTCATTCATTTTGCAAGTCCTGTATAGGAGAAGTGTTAAGGAAGAGAAACACAAATTGTCCGCTGTGCAAGACAAGTCTGAATAGACGAAGTATTTCCAAGGACGATCATCTACAGAGTTGTATCAAGAAGTTCAATAGACTCGTTATTGCCATTGAGACTGACACCTGTATCGACA TACTATCGCACTCAAAATTGCCGCAAGATACCAAGGAGAGCTGTTCTTCGGATACTAGACAATTTAGCCGAGATTCTACAAACAACAAAGAAGAGTCGtctaagaaagagagaagatctAGTCGTCAATTGAATCAAGACATGAACTGGCAAACCGACAAACCGTCGACAAGTCGCGGAACAATGATTGATCGGTACGATTCAGACGTGAAGCCTGTAACTTTATCGCGCCTCTCCCGTGctggcgacgacgacgatgacgaaaGTGACAATGCGTTTTACAAAACATCGGATATGAAAGTTCGCACGTGGCTACACTCGTTTCCCGATAAATCCAACACCGATGATTGGATCGAGAAAAGCGAAACGCCGTCGATCGCGGACAAAGTCAGGCCAATGAATCCAATATCCGACGACGGTAAATCAGACGAGCTCTTCGAGGTAGATCGCGACAGGGTCGACGCAAGTCGCAGGCCAAATCGGGAAGACAAAGAACGGAGCACGGATTGCCTAGAGCGTATCGGCGAAGACGACAACAATCACGACGAAGCATCGTCCCAGGTGAATAAAGGGGCGAGGCAGATTGGCAAAGTAATAGAGATCGATTCCACTGAAGGTGGATTGAAATACAACGCGTCTCACGCGAGAATTCGCGCGAGGGAAAATCGTGAAAAGGATACGAGAGTGAGGTCGGATATTGGGGAGGAGATATCGGTCAATCAACAAGATaactcgtcgtcgtcggcgcaTGATCGGCTCGCAGCGTCTGCGCCTTCTTGTCTGGTCGCCGCCGAGCAATCCGCGAACTGGTCCCGCGTGCTCGAGTTTGGCAAGGAGATGAAACGcgcgaaaaagagaaaggtgAAGAAGCTGAACGTGAGCACCGAAAAGAACAAAAAGCCACCCAGGATAATAGAGAATATCAAGCTGTCGCCAAACAACAAATACAATGTGGCTAAAATTACAGCGGATTATAACAAAAGCGAGAAAGAAGCAGGTGCATCTAATCAGTTAAAGTCGAACGGTCGGGAACAGGATGCAATTGATAAGAGATCGGATTTGTCAGGCGCGAAGGCGTCGAGTGCGAATACGCAAGCGAAATTACTCGACGCAGATAAGACCGAGAGCCCGTCTTATTCCACGATGAGCACGTCGTACCTCACGCTGGAAGACGGCAGGAAAATAGGTCTGATGAACGTGAACAACGATCAGATGACCAAGATTATCGATCTCGAGAACGCCGCGGGAAATTCTGAAGATCGACGTTGCGAGGAAAACGACGTCAATTACCGTGATTCGTTGCTGTCGCCGCAAAAGAAACTCGCCGCACCGACGCCGAAGAAACTCGACGAATCTGTACGTGAGAATCGCGAAATGGTCCGTGGTGTCTCGCAAACTTCTGCCGACAACTTGGGAAGTTCGCCCCGCCTGTCAGCCGAAAAACGGACTCCCAAACCTCGAGAGACCGGTAATGTTCACGGAGAATCGAGTGCGGCCACTTCTTCTCAATTACAATCCTCGTCGCCGAACAGGGGTAGATTATCCTTGGGAAGAAAGGGAACCGGCGATAACAAGGACGGACATTCGCCGTTGCTAAGTCAAGTTCCGCTGTCATACAGATTATCGATCAGCAAATGGCACGAAGAAGACGGCAAAGGCGTCGATTCGCCGGGACCCAACGACCGCCAGGAGCAGTTTGATCGATTGAGAGCCGTGAGACGTGACTTGAACTTCAAGAACTTAATCCACGAAGATCAACAACAAACCGACCGACGTACGGAACCCGCCGGCGCATTAAAAGGCATAATCGAAGTCGGAGATAACGATGGAAACGTTTCCGGAATTGTTCGTCAGGACAAGAAGCTCCGTCGCAGTTTTATTGGCGAATCTACAGCGACAAAGAAGTTCAGCTTGTCGAGGAAATCGACAAGTTTCGAGGATCGATCGAGGGAATGCCGATCGCTCGTGAAATTTCTACAACTGGGTTCCTTAATTAGGCGGCGTAATATCCAGTACTTTTTCCTAGGCAGGACAAAACGCGAGCTGTCGATGCCAGCGGAAGTTCAAATTACTCCGGTGTACAATATGCAGCAATTGGAATCAATGGTCAACAAATCCGAGATACATATAACGACATCCGCTAATCTATGGAACGATTCGGAAAACTCAAATCATACCGTGATAGAGAACAATTGTTTCGCGAATAATTCGAATACTTTGAATCGAACGATTTCAAAAGAACTTCCCGCGGCATCGTCGATTTGTGAAGCTTCCGCGACCTCGACACCAAAGAAAGATATTGATTCTCATTTAAACCGAAAGAGCATGACGACTGCACGATCTTCGACGAGCGCAAATCAAATACGATCGGATAAGTCGAACGACATCGTTACTAAGGAAGGCGTACGATCTCCTAATAGAATATCTTGCGCAAACAAGAGCGCAAACGAGATTTCGCATACTCGTTCAGCTATGTCAAATCCCATTAAACTGTTGTCACCGGACAAAGATTCGCAGCTGAAGTTTCTGGCGATCGACTCCCCAACGAGCGAGCGCGAGGAGTTGAGGCGCGCGAGCTCGATTAAATCTGACGACAAAGGCAACAACTTTTctgaaatgaaaaattcacgCCTCGCGCCGTCTACGCTGGGCGAGGCGCAGGGATCTTTCATCGAAAAGCCTCataaaaagaggaaaagaatgAGATGTGCCAGTGACAGAGAGATATTCGAAAAAGCGACCAGCGGTAGAGACGATTCCAGCCATGACTCGGCCAGTGACAGCAGTCGAAGTACGATAAAACTTGCCAGGGAATTATCGACGAAGGCGAGACTGAATCGTTCGAATGCGAGTAAAAAACGTTGTTTGAGTTCCTCGAGCGATCAGGAGGTCGACGTGATCTCATTGTTTCCTGAAAAACGGCCTAAAAGGAAATGGGAGTCTCATAGCTCGGACTCAGAACCGGAAGCGGCAATGCCTGttacgaaaaatttaaaaag AAGACACAGCGACGATCAATGCGCCCAGCACGAAGCATCGATTGCCGATGCGGCTACGAAAAAATGTCGGGCAAGACAGGATTCGGAAGATGAAACGATTTCAAATATTCAGAAGTTAGTTGATGAATACAGCAACAAACACGATGGGCAAGAGAAATTGACGAAGGAAAGTAAAGATACTCAGAATAGCGTCAAATCAATAAGAAACCCATCCGAAGAAAACGCGGCGAGCCATCAATCGTCTCGTTCGAGTAATACACTCAAGATGGAGAAGCGCAACAAGAACGCAAAGTCAAGCCAGAAAAGTTCCGCGAGGGAGTCAGATATGTTCGAGAGCAGTAGCTTGTTCAATTCGGAAAATGTGGAGTATATACTCTCGCAACATCCGGCAAGGTTGAACGCGAACGATACGCCGAAGAAAACCGTAGATTCCTCTAACGACGACATCATAAACAGAGTGCTGCAGATCGATCGATCGCGAGGTAATCTCGACACATGTCAACCACCCGAGTCTGCTCCGCGGAATGACACTGCAAATCAAAGGGCAACGGATAACCGAGACTTGCTACAGGAGAAGGACAGTTTCGACGAGATCATCGCCAATGTCGAGCAACCACAAAGCGACGATTTCATACCTTGTACCGAACAGTCGGATCGCAATCCCAAACGCCCGTTGGCGAAACAGAAAACGTCGGGCTGTCTTGCGATGACGGATGAATCGTATGGTACCATGCAGGAAACTCTAAACATACCCCCGTCATCGACGAACGACATGTTCGAGTACCATTCTCCTAGAAAAGTTAGGAAGCCACCTGCGACAGAtgttatttcaagaaattcTGACAAGGAGAACGTAGTCTGCAGCTACGTGAGTGACCAGAGAGACAGAAAAGACGTAACGGCGGACGCCAATGCGATCGACAAAGACTCCCgtaaaaaaatcgtatcgaagaataataatacatcACGAGAGAAGGAAAAGTTTCTCGAAGAACGTGATACCTCGGTACAATCGGCGGGTCGGCTACGCGTCAATAACGATGAAGCGCAGAGAGCAACAGCTACTGGCAATGAATCAAGTTCAAAGGATGATACTTTCGAGCAGGATTCGCTCATGAATATTACGCAGCATCAAGCTCAACTGCAAATGTTTGAGGAGGATCTGTTCGGCATTGCGGCTCGAAATCGAATGAAAACGACAAAAATACTCCCGGATGACTCGTCCCAAAAGGAGTTACGTACTCCAAAAAAGAGAAAGCAGAACACTCAAGATAAAAATACGGAGCTAGAA GAACACTCCGCCGGCGAAGACGATATTGTGGAGAACACTCCTGAGAAAAAGATGAA CAGCGGAAACAACGTTAAAGCGATTGAATCGAAGgaatgtacaaatattacgtttttatCGCCAATCTCGAATGCCAACAAACAGACACCGAGTACATCGGTAGGATGCCCTTTACGAAACTCAAGTAAAGCTACGCCGAATTCGTTGTATCCGTCTTCTCAAAGTACGCCAAAAATACCGTACAATTCCAACCGTTCTGACTTATTCGGAGAATGCAAGAAAACCGAGCATATAGAAAACGATAGTGTCTTACTGGTGAAGCCATGGTTGGTGGACACGAAAAAGGTAGAAAACATCCGTCGGATACTTGATGACAAACGAGACCTGCGCTTCGTATGCACTGGCTTATCGACGACCCAAATCACCACCGTGAAGGAATTTGCGGCTAAATACAACGCAAGCTACGTGAATCAGTTCGATCGTGACGTGACACATGTTATCGTGAGAACTACCGGCGAACAGAACGAAGCGCACAGCACGTTAAAATACCTGCAGGGTATCGCCCATCGGAAATGGGTTGTCAGTTATAGGTGGATCGAGAACTGtatcaaacaaaataaactGCTGGACGAGGTTCCTTATGAGGCTACTACCGTACAGAATGATGGTGTTAACGGCGCCGGGCCTCGTAACTCGAGATTACGCGACAAGGGTCTCTTTGAGGGCTTCACGTTCATGTGCGTCGAACCGTACAACAACGTTTCGCTGAAACAGTATCAG GACTTGTTACTTGCTACCGGAGCTGTAGTGGTCGAGGGAATCGACCACCTCGCTAAGATGGGAGGCATGAAGGGCATTGTGGTCCAAGAGAATGTTTATGACGACAAACAAATTG ACTATTGGTATCATACTGCCCATGCAGCACTTATTTGTGTGGATTGGATAGTGGAATGTATTGGccattacaaattatttaagctAATGCCTTATATCATACATCTCTCGTCGCAAGAATTGTGTGCCATTGGTTATCATCGAGATCTCGTAGAGGAAGATGAGGAGTACAGCGATGATGAGTAG